The DNA window GGTCAGCACCAGACCGGCTGGCAGGCCGCGGTACCCGACATAAGCGTCCAGGGTGTTGCCTCGGTCGGGCGTGTTCGGAACGTAGTCTGCGGCAACATAGTGCTGCCCGTCGAGCATCGCCACGAAGCGCGCGCGAACGATGTTAGGGTGCCGGCCCAGTCCCACCCAAATCTCGGCCTCGCGGAGGAACTGCTCGCGCTCCGATTCACTCTCGGGGCGCTGCAGAGTCTTTAGCACAATCGGAGCGTCTTCGTCATGGTGGCTGACAACGTAGACAAGGCCCATGCCACCAGAAAAGATCTCGAGAACCTCATACTCGCCGCCGATTGAATCGCCTACCCTATAGCTGCGTGGCCTCATTGCAGGCGCACGGGGTGCGCGGTCGGATGGCGGCTCATCCGTTCGCTTAAAGCCAAGCATCTTGCGCCAACTAAACGCCATGACTTGCTCCCGTTGACAACCAAAGTGTGCGATCGAGCAATACCGCGGTCAAATCCTCGATCAGCCACGCCCCTTGGTCACGAGAGTCCGATTTCGGTGATTCGCCCCTATCCGTCACTGCCTGTCAGGTCAGACCGCAACGGGCTTAAAAGAAAAGCACGCCACTAGCCGAGCGAGTTCCGCATCGACGGCGCTTCGCAAGTTCCAGACCATGCGCACATGCACGGTCTCGAAGATACCATTATGCGAATCTGCTGGCTGGCTGGCCTCGGGATACTTGGCGCCCTTTTGTCGTCTTCCGCTGTTTGGGCCGACCCCGACGCCGAACGCGAAGCCCTCGCACGCCTCATCCACGAGATCGAAGCCCTCGCCCCGCTGATCGAGACCGCTGAGTCGCAAGCCAGCCCCGATACCCGTATCCGCTTTCGCTACGACTGGCTCCGCCAGGACCTCGAGCGCATTCGCGCCGGTATCCAGGAACACATCGACGCGCCGCGCACCGAGCCGCGGACGTTTCCGCCGCTGCGCGGCGACTATCGGCAGTGAGGCACGCCGATGACCCCTGCGCAAAGTGCCGCGTTTCAGGCGGGTTCCGGAGTCACTCCGGGAACGCTGCTCACGACCATCGCGAGTGTTGTCCTGGTGCTCACGTTCGTCTGGGTGATGTGGGTGACTGTCGGATCGTTTCGTGCGTGGCAGGACGGGCAGGTCGCGCTGTTCGACCTCGTGTGGGCGGCGCTACGGGCCAGCATCGTGCTGCTCGTGCTCGGGTTCTATTTGCGGTGACGGGGTGACCGGAACCGTGTTGGGCCGGGAGCAAGCCCCGGCATGTCGTGATCAGGGGGGTGCCCCGCAACTTCGGAGAAATGATGATGTTCGAGCGACTCAAGAAAAGGACAGTGGCCCTGGCGGGCCTCCTCGGTCTCGCGGCCAATCCGCCCGTGTGGGCGGCGCTTCCGACCCCGGTTGCGCCGAGTACGGCGCCGGCGGCCGGCGACTGGATCGCCCTGATCCAGGGCTACATCAAGGATGGCGGTCTCGTGCTGGGACTGGCGATCGCGGTGCTGGGTTTCCTGTGGGTGGCGTATCTCGCGTTCGCGAAGTTCAACGAGGCGCGGCAGGGCAAGGCGGAGTGGGCGGAGGTCGGCGTGCTCGGCATTGTCGGTGCGGTGGTGCTGATTTTCGCGAGCTACCTGCTGACCGAAGCCGCTGGCGTCATCTGATCCGACATGAGCGACCGGCACGACATCCTGGCCGACCGGCTCAACGCGGAGCCCGCCATCTTCAAGGGATGCTCCTCGAGCGAGCTTGGCGTCATCGTCGGCGTGGCCGCACTCGTGTGGTTGCCCGTCAGTCTGATTCTGGCGTGGCTCGCGGGTGCGGTCACGATGGGCTTCGGCATCGCCGGCGTCGGCATCGTGGCGACCGTGCTGCTGATGGCGAGTCTGTTTCAGCGTCTGAAGCGGAACCGGCCGGACGGCTACTACCAGCAGCAGATCGTGCTCTGGCTCGATGACCGGGGCCTGAAACGTTCGCCCTTCGTCCGCCGCAGCGGCGCGTGGGATATCGGCAGGAGCGCGCATGCGACGTTACCGATACGAGATCGATAATGTCCGCGCGCATCTGCGGTCCCTATGGGCCGTGATCGCCATCCAGGCGGTGGTGATCGCCGGGCTGTGGTTCGGCTGGAGTCAGGCACCCGAACGACTCACCGTGCACATCCCGCCGGATTTGCGTTCGGGCGCTGTGCTCGCTGTCGACGAGGTGCCGCCACCCAACGTCTACGCGTTCGCGTTCTACATCTTCCAGCAGCTCAACCGCTGGCCGGAGGATGGTGCCAGTGACTACGGCCGGGCCATCTTTCAGGTGTCGCCGTACCTGACGCCCCGTTACCGCGCCGATCTGATCGCTGAGCTCGAGCAGAAAGGACGCCAAGGCGAGCTCGCCTATCGCGTTCGCGGCATGCAGGAGATCCCGGGCCACGGCTACGAGGAACGCCGGGTCGATGTGCTGAGCGCGCAGGCTTGGATCGTGTGGCTGGACGTCGACCTGCTGGAGTCGGTGAAGGGCATGACCGTCAAGCGCACCGCGATCCGCTAC is part of the Pseudomonadales bacterium genome and encodes:
- a CDS encoding TIGR03746 family integrating conjugative element protein — encoded protein: MRRYRYEIDNVRAHLRSLWAVIAIQAVVIAGLWFGWSQAPERLTVHIPPDLRSGAVLAVDEVPPPNVYAFAFYIFQQLNRWPEDGASDYGRAIFQVSPYLTPRYRADLIAELEQKGRQGELAYRVRGMQEIPGHGYEERRVDVLSAQAWIVWLDVDLLESVKGMTVKRTAIRYPLRVVRYAVDLETNPWGLALDGYGAEGPRRLTDAELSDGGDADGGA
- a CDS encoding RAQPRD family integrative conjugative element protein; this encodes MHGLEDTIMRICWLAGLGILGALLSSSAVWADPDAEREALARLIHEIEALAPLIETAESQASPDTRIRFRYDWLRQDLERIRAGIQEHIDAPRTEPRTFPPLRGDYRQ
- a CDS encoding TIGR03750 family conjugal transfer protein; amino-acid sequence: MSDRHDILADRLNAEPAIFKGCSSSELGVIVGVAALVWLPVSLILAWLAGAVTMGFGIAGVGIVATVLLMASLFQRLKRNRPDGYYQQQIVLWLDDRGLKRSPFVRRSGAWDIGRSAHATLPIRDR
- a CDS encoding TIGR03745 family integrating conjugative element membrane protein yields the protein MMMFERLKKRTVALAGLLGLAANPPVWAALPTPVAPSTAPAAGDWIALIQGYIKDGGLVLGLAIAVLGFLWVAYLAFAKFNEARQGKAEWAEVGVLGIVGAVVLIFASYLLTEAAGVI
- a CDS encoding TIGR03758 family integrating conjugative element protein, which codes for MTPAQSAAFQAGSGVTPGTLLTTIASVVLVLTFVWVMWVTVGSFRAWQDGQVALFDLVWAALRASIVLLVLGFYLR